The genomic window AGCGCCGTGGCCAGCACCAGCACGGCATCGTAGCGCGAAGTGCGCAGCGCGTAATGCAGCCGCGGCCAATCGACCAGCCCGTAAGCCGTCACCATCAGAATGCCGGCCAGGGCGGCTTTGGGGACATAGCCGGCCAGCGGCGTGAAGAGCAGCATGATGACGGCCGTGGCCGCGGCGGAAAACACGCCCGACAAACGGCTAACCGCCCCCGCTTGAAAGTTGATCGCCGAGCGGGTGAGCGATCCCGAGCCGGGCATGCACTGGAACAAGCCGCCGCTCAAATTGGCGAGCCCCTCGGCCAGACATTGGCGATTGTAATCCAGCGCTTGCCGCGTTTGAGTCGCCAGGGATTTGGCGATCGCCAGGGCTTCGAGCAGGCCCAGCACGGCGATCGCGACGGCGCTGCCTCCCATTTCCTTCATCCAATCGAGATTGAAGGCTGGCAGGTGAAATCCCGGCAATCCGCCCGGCACATTTCCCACCACGGCCACCAACCGCTTGCCGTTGCCGTCAACGACCGACCAGCCGAGCCAATCGGTGAGCGCCGCGGCCACGATCAGCACGAGCAGCATGTCCAATCGCGGCAAATGAAACTTTCGCACGATCCGCCGCAGCACGACGACCGAGATCGTCACTCCCAGCCCGATCCCCAGCGCTCGCGGATTGATTGCGCCGCCGTGGTCGATCGTCTGCGACAGGCGATAGAGAATGTGCTGATGGCCGTTGCCTTGGTCGACGAGTCCGAACAAGTTGCCCACCTGGCTGATCACGATCAGCACTCCGGCACCGGCCATGAAGCCGAGCACGACTGACTCGGAGATATAGCGCGTCAGGTCGCCGAGCTTGAATAGCGCGATGGCGATTTGAATCGCGCCAACCATGACGGCCAGCAGGAACATCGCCTCGGCGACTTTTGTCGGATCGGGATGCACCGACGAG from Pirellulales bacterium includes these protein-coding regions:
- a CDS encoding SulP family inorganic anion transporter → MAAKLESTPERPEQIAARRGYGWTGVRHDAIAGLTVAAIATPQAMAYALIAGVEPRYGLYAAIVVTAVGSVFGSSSFLINGPTNAISLVVFSALAFLSSSVHPDPTKVAEAMFLLAVMVGAIQIAIALFKLGDLTRYISESVVLGFMAGAGVLIVISQVGNLFGLVDQGNGHQHILYRLSQTIDHGGAINPRALGIGLGVTISVVVLRRIVRKFHLPRLDMLLVLIVAAALTDWLGWSVVDGNGKRLVAVVGNVPGGLPGFHLPAFNLDWMKEMGGSAVAIAVLGLLEALAIAKSLATQTRQALDYNRQCLAEGLANLSGGLFQCMPGSGSLTRSAINFQAGAVSRLSGVFSAAATAVIMLLFTPLAGYVPKAALAGILMVTAYGLVDWPRLHYALRTSRYDAVLVLATALTAVFWSVEFSILIGTMLSFIMYIPRASRLKGTELAVGADRIVRELLPDEQPCTGLVVFDLEGELFFGASPELEAIFDQLHDRAAAGAKVIVLRLRRTRNPDMVCMKLFEQFLHDMHDRGVKVLLCGVREDFSQAMINLRFYDLLPADRIFYQDTASPGSSTIDAVRHGYELLGDHTCPACALRNKIEPNSDALYYMI